Proteins encoded together in one Oreochromis aureus strain Israel breed Guangdong linkage group 23, ZZ_aureus, whole genome shotgun sequence window:
- the lypd6 gene encoding ly6/PLAUR domain-containing protein 6 isoform X2, with translation MEAWPTVAWVLLLTTITDWLKTAQSRDFSMKDIILLHPSTTPYPGGFKCFTCQDAVDNYDCNRWAPDVYCPKDTKYCSTLHMMDRSGESVSVTKRCAIMEECLFTGCADVADTGYQVCSSCCEGNICNVLVPRNDSSAIFSSISPLVSLSGSLHSRALCYIIIAIIVVIFTAGRV, from the exons ATGGAGGCCTGGCCAACAGTGGCCTGGGTCCTGCTGCTGACCACCATCACTGACTGGCTGAAAACTGCACAGTCACGGGACTTCTCCATGAAGGATATCATCCTGCTGCACCCCTCAA CTACACCTTACCCTGGCGGATTCAAGTGCTTCACATGCCAAGATGCTGTAGACAACTACGACTGCAACCGTTGGGCCCCGGACGTGTACTGTCCAAAGG ATACTAAATACTGCTCCACCCTCCACATGATGGATAGAAGTGGGGAAAGTGTGTCTGTGACCAAGCGCTGTGCCATCATGGAGGAGTGTCTGTTCACTGGCTGTGCTGACGTTGCCGATACTGGCTACCAG GTGTGTTCTTCCTGCTGTGAGGGCAACATCTGCAACGTGTTGGTGCCCAGAAATGACAGCAGCGCCATTTTCTCCTCCATTTCTCCTTTGGTCAGTTTGAGCGGGAGTCTTCATTCTAGAGCGCTGTGCTACATCATCATCGCCATCATTGTTGTCATCTTCACAGCTGGTCGTGTTTGA
- the mmadhca gene encoding metabolism of cobalamin associated Da: MSNVLCGQSRAVLSRAAGRRALASLRAGTSRTFSAASSDEPYIAVSHTDSGPRTVWPDENMGPFGPQDQRFQLPGNVGFDCHLEGMEDQKKAPVHKTVPDVLTVPSSTERHQFVLAQFVNEFHGKLGPISTRVSKAEQYFNQTETDCAINSCPELLRKDLEQLFPSAPTASITVVTVTQTSGRSEDKETELDRDQLLSKFVSGAKEMCFALWTAGYWADFIDPTTGAAFFASPLGETTLRTDSELGHRGFHIEVSSSCTVIRHILRGTPLFVGTIFTNAPVQSAAIARLQGFSDALSDEE; this comes from the exons ATGTCTAAT GTGCTGTGTGGTCAAAGCAGGGCGGTCCTGTCTCGTGCTGCTGGCCGTCGAGCTTTAGCTTCTCTCAGGGCTGGAACAAGCAGAACCTTCTCTGCTGCGAGCTCGGATGAGCCTTACATAGCGGTATCACACACAGACTCAG GCCCAAGGACCGTGTGGCCTGATGAGAACATGGGACCATTTGGACCTCAGGACCAGCGCTTCCAGTTGCCTGGTAACGTTGGGTTTGACTGCCACCTGGAAGGCATGGAGGACCAAAAGAAGGCTCCGGTCCACAAGACGGTGCCTGATGTGCTGACGGTTCcaagcagcacagagagacaccaGTTCGTACTGGCCCAGTTTGTCAACGAGTTCCAT ggaAAACTGGGGCCTATTTCCACGAGAGTAAGCAAAGCTGAGCAGTACTTtaatcagacagaaacagacTGTGCCATAAACTCCTGCCCAGAGCTGCTGAGGAAAG aTCTGGAGCAGTTGTTTCCTTCGGCGCCCACAGCTTCCATCACAGTGGTGACGGTCACGCAGACGAGCGGTCGGTCGGAGGACAAGGAGACAGAGCTGGATAGAGACCAGCTGCTAAGTAAA TTTGTGAGCGGGGCGAAGGAGATGTGTTTCGCTCTGTGGACTGCAGGATACTGGGCAGACTTCATTGACCCAACAACGGGAGCAGCA TTCTTTGCGTCTCCATTGGGCGAAACCACACTGCGAACAGACAGTGAGCTGGGACATCGGGGCTTTCACATTGAGGTGTCGAGCTCCTGCACAGTCATCCGCCATATCCTCAGGGGGACTCCTTTATTTGTGGGGACTATTTTCACCAACGCACCTGTTCAAAGTGCTGCTATTGCTAGACTTCAAGGATTTTCAGACGCACTCAGTGATGaggaataa
- the lypd6 gene encoding ly6/PLAUR domain-containing protein 6 isoform X1, translating to MEAWPTVAWVLLLTTITDWLKTAQSRDFSMKDIILLHPSSRTTPYPGGFKCFTCQDAVDNYDCNRWAPDVYCPKDTKYCSTLHMMDRSGESVSVTKRCAIMEECLFTGCADVADTGYQVCSSCCEGNICNVLVPRNDSSAIFSSISPLVSLSGSLHSRALCYIIIAIIVVIFTAGRV from the exons ATGGAGGCCTGGCCAACAGTGGCCTGGGTCCTGCTGCTGACCACCATCACTGACTGGCTGAAAACTGCACAGTCACGGGACTTCTCCATGAAGGATATCATCCTGCTGCACCCCTCAAGTAGGA CTACACCTTACCCTGGCGGATTCAAGTGCTTCACATGCCAAGATGCTGTAGACAACTACGACTGCAACCGTTGGGCCCCGGACGTGTACTGTCCAAAGG ATACTAAATACTGCTCCACCCTCCACATGATGGATAGAAGTGGGGAAAGTGTGTCTGTGACCAAGCGCTGTGCCATCATGGAGGAGTGTCTGTTCACTGGCTGTGCTGACGTTGCCGATACTGGCTACCAG GTGTGTTCTTCCTGCTGTGAGGGCAACATCTGCAACGTGTTGGTGCCCAGAAATGACAGCAGCGCCATTTTCTCCTCCATTTCTCCTTTGGTCAGTTTGAGCGGGAGTCTTCATTCTAGAGCGCTGTGCTACATCATCATCGCCATCATTGTTGTCATCTTCACAGCTGGTCGTGTTTGA
- the LOC120436387 gene encoding uncharacterized protein LOC120436387, which produces MALTKLQNNRPDTPYFRPPPLHMKILKSCDQLRVTSWDFKEGTATPLITKKNTIAVITDGQTVTKITMFEEYASKVQQGGSYIMRGHELRGTAPPYNINVTAKTQFFRAPTLTVREDLVKEADDILHPPAPLTPLKMSSTNGGLMTVQGEVVEISAVKKVLSGKQHVPLKNLQLKEDGFTMAVCLWREAAVNSVNVGDHISLSHVKQKQSSYGVQLHSTAFTQIERNVEDSADIIIIGVATAEMPNQLEVLLDNGKSLYIQSELWSPFDKELEEAVIKVTVKISGKQIVHIQKYQCE; this is translated from the exons atggCTTTGACAAAGCTTCAGAACAACCGCCCTGACACGCCATATTTCCGGCCACCCCCACTGCACATGAAAATTTTAAAGTCCTGTGACCAGCTAAGGGTCACTAGTTGGGATTTCAAAGAGGGAACAGCAACACCCCTGATAACTAAGAAGAACACCATTGCGGTGATCACTGATGGCCAGACTGTGACAAAGATCACAATGTTTGAAGAATATGCCTCTAAAGTCCAGCAGGGGGGGTCATACATTATGAGAGGCCATGAACTCAGGGGCACGGCCCCCCCTTACAACATCAATGTCacagcaaaaacacagttttttcgGGCACCCACCCTAACTGTGAGGGAAGACCTTGTGAAAGAAGCAGACGACATTCTgcatcctcctgctcctctcacCCCACTCAAGATGAGCTCCACAAATGGGGGACTCATGACAGTTCAAGGGGAGGTGGTGGAG atttctgctgtaaagaaGGTGCTGTCGGGAAAACAACACGTTCCCCTTAAAAACCTCCAGCTGAAGGAG GATGGGTTTACCATGGCAGTGTGCCTCTGGAGGGAGGCAGCTGTTAACAGCGTGAACGTGGGAGACCACATCAGTCTCTCTCACGTTAAGCAGAAACAGTCCTCATATGGAGTACAACTTCATAGTACAGCATTTACACAGATTGAG AGAAATGTCGAGGACAGtgctgacatcatcatcattggTGTGGCCACGGCAGAAATGCCAAACCAGCTGGAGGTGTTGCTGGACAATGGAAAGAGCCTCTACATTCAAAGCGAGCTGTGGAGTCCCTTCGATAAAGAACTGGAGGAGGCAGTAATCAAAGTTACAGTTAAAATAAGCGGAAAGCAAATTGTACATATTCAAAAATATCAGTGCgaataa